The following proteins are co-located in the Candidatus Deferrimicrobiaceae bacterium genome:
- a CDS encoding sigma-54 dependent transcriptional regulator, which yields MSKRILIVDDDTLIRSFLATVLDEAGYRVEEARNGQEGLAKLSGADFDLAVTDLRMPGMSGMALMEEGRKASPTTRWIVITAFGSIGSAVEAMKAGASDYLTKPLKDPEELRRVVRRVLKEAENETRISLLTEELGERFPPVEMIFLGDRMTKLHSVVRDVSATNATVHLTGASGTGKELIARVIHNLSPRRGGPFIAVHCAALSESLLESELFGHERGAFTGAVAARKGRFELADGGTIFLDEIGDLSPAVQVKLLRVFQEREFERVGGTRSIRVDVRIITATHRDLKAEVAAGKFREDLFYRLYGFPIALPSLSERREAILPLAEYFLEKIAGETGVKPGALSADAHAALLRYAWPGNIRELQNVMERAAILAHGEIDEHHLGLEPAPVVQPLEGTMHSVEREAIRGVLAQTGGNRKEAARVLGISLRTLQYRIKEYGL from the coding sequence ATGTCGAAGCGCATCCTGATCGTCGATGACGACACGCTGATCCGGTCGTTCCTGGCGACCGTCCTCGACGAGGCGGGATACCGGGTCGAGGAGGCGCGGAACGGGCAGGAGGGGCTGGCGAAACTGTCGGGCGCCGATTTTGACCTGGCGGTCACCGATCTCCGGATGCCGGGCATGTCCGGGATGGCGCTGATGGAGGAAGGCCGGAAGGCGAGCCCGACCACCCGCTGGATCGTCATCACCGCATTCGGCTCCATCGGGAGCGCAGTGGAGGCGATGAAGGCCGGGGCGTCCGATTACCTGACCAAGCCGCTGAAGGATCCGGAGGAATTGCGCCGCGTCGTTCGAAGGGTCCTGAAGGAAGCGGAAAACGAGACGCGGATCTCGCTGCTGACCGAGGAGCTCGGCGAGCGCTTCCCCCCGGTCGAGATGATCTTCCTGGGGGATCGGATGACGAAGCTGCATTCCGTCGTCCGCGATGTTTCCGCGACGAACGCCACGGTGCATCTGACCGGGGCCAGCGGCACAGGGAAAGAGCTGATCGCCCGGGTGATCCACAACCTGAGCCCAAGGCGCGGGGGACCGTTCATTGCGGTCCACTGCGCCGCGCTATCCGAATCGCTCCTGGAGAGCGAGCTGTTCGGGCACGAGCGGGGCGCATTCACGGGAGCGGTCGCCGCAAGAAAAGGACGTTTCGAACTGGCCGACGGCGGGACGATCTTTCTCGACGAGATCGGCGACCTCTCTCCCGCCGTGCAAGTGAAGCTGTTGCGGGTCTTCCAGGAGCGCGAGTTCGAGCGCGTGGGCGGAACCCGGTCGATCCGCGTCGACGTCCGGATCATCACGGCGACGCACCGCGATCTCAAGGCGGAGGTCGCCGCGGGGAAATTCCGGGAGGACCTGTTCTATCGGTTGTATGGGTTCCCCATCGCTTTGCCTTCGCTGTCCGAGCGCCGGGAGGCGATCCTCCCGCTCGCGGAATATTTCCTCGAAAAAATTGCGGGGGAGACCGGCGTCAAACCGGGCGCCTTGTCCGCGGACGCACATGCGGCGCTGCTTCGATATGCCTGGCCCGGCAACATCCGGGAGCTTCAGAACGTGATGGAGCGCGCGGCGATCCTGGCCCATGGGGAGATCGACGAACATCACCTCGGCCTGGAGCCTGCCCCGGTCGTCCAGCCGCTCGAGGGGACGATGCATTCCGTGGAGCGCGAAGCCATCCGGGGCGTCCTTGCGCAAACTGGCGGGAACCGGAAAGAGGCAGCCCGGGTCCTGGGGATCTCCCTGCGGACGCTCCAATACCGGATCAAGGAATACGGACTGTAA
- a CDS encoding carbon-nitrogen hydrolase has product MNAPYARKFALGLVQMAMGPKPPENIEKCAALVESAAGAGAQVVVLPELPQAHYFCQREDAALFDLAEPADGPTVSTMARVAKGCGVVVVAPFFERRAPGIYHNSLAVVDADGSVLGIYRKMHIPDDPSYYEKFYFTPGDLGFRCFHTRFGAIGTLICWDQWYPEAARLTALLGAELLVYPTAIGWHPREKAENGAAQRDAWKTVQRGHAVANGLYVAAANRVGHELPPEGGPGIEFWGTSFLADPQGQLVAEASVDHEEILVSEVDVARIEDVRRNWPFLRDRRIDAFAPISARYLDQEPFGGRR; this is encoded by the coding sequence ATGAACGCACCGTACGCCCGCAAGTTCGCCCTTGGACTGGTCCAGATGGCGATGGGGCCGAAGCCGCCCGAGAACATCGAGAAGTGCGCCGCCCTGGTCGAATCCGCCGCCGGCGCGGGGGCGCAGGTGGTCGTGCTGCCCGAGCTGCCGCAGGCTCACTACTTCTGCCAGCGGGAGGACGCCGCGCTGTTCGACCTGGCCGAACCGGCCGACGGCCCGACGGTCTCGACGATGGCGCGCGTGGCGAAGGGATGCGGCGTCGTCGTAGTCGCGCCGTTCTTCGAGCGGCGCGCGCCCGGGATCTATCACAATTCGCTGGCGGTGGTCGACGCCGACGGAAGCGTGCTCGGGATCTACCGCAAGATGCACATTCCGGACGACCCGTCCTACTACGAAAAGTTTTATTTCACGCCGGGGGACCTCGGCTTCCGCTGCTTCCACACCCGCTTCGGCGCGATCGGCACGCTCATCTGCTGGGACCAGTGGTACCCGGAAGCGGCGCGGCTGACCGCGCTGCTCGGCGCCGAGCTGCTCGTCTACCCGACCGCGATCGGCTGGCACCCGCGCGAGAAGGCGGAAAACGGCGCGGCGCAGCGCGATGCGTGGAAGACCGTGCAGCGCGGGCATGCGGTCGCAAACGGGCTCTACGTCGCCGCCGCAAACCGGGTTGGGCACGAGCTGCCGCCCGAGGGAGGCCCCGGGATCGAGTTCTGGGGCACGTCGTTCCTCGCCGACCCGCAGGGGCAGCTTGTGGCGGAAGCGTCCGTCGACCACGAGGAGATCCTCGTCTCCGAGGTCGACGTCGCACGCATCGAGGACGTCCGGCGCAACTGGCCCTTCCTGCGCGACCGACGCATCGACGCCTTCGCGCCGATCTCGGCTCGCTACCTCGACCAGGAGCCGTTCGGGGGGCGCCGGTGA
- a CDS encoding agmatine deiminase family protein, which yields MTASAPQQTPAAAGFRMPAEWERHAATWIGWPHNPKDWPGKFAPIPWVFGEIVRKLSPGETVRIIVEDAAHEAKARRVLAKTGVDPTGVEFFRFPTDRGWTRDMGPIFVAKEGRNPEAAVVGFGFNAWAKYDNWKKDAKTHARGAKALGLPLLPALRPDTGKPFVLEGGAIDVNGRGTLLTTEECLLDPGTQVRNPGLSKAGTEQALRDHLGVTNVVWLGKGIAGDDTHGHVDDLCRFVNPTTVVLCDEKNPKDANYAPLSENRERLSGARLEDGGRISVVPLPMPAPLMFDGVRLPASYANFYIGNAAVIVPTFNDPNDRVALGILAELFPDRPVVGIHAVDLVWGFGTLHCLTQQQPAS from the coding sequence GTGACCGCCTCCGCCCCGCAGCAGACGCCGGCGGCCGCCGGCTTCCGGATGCCGGCCGAGTGGGAGCGCCACGCGGCGACCTGGATCGGCTGGCCGCACAACCCGAAGGACTGGCCGGGCAAATTCGCGCCGATCCCCTGGGTGTTCGGCGAGATCGTCCGCAAGCTGTCGCCCGGCGAGACCGTCCGGATCATCGTCGAGGATGCGGCCCACGAAGCGAAGGCGCGGCGGGTGCTGGCGAAGACCGGCGTCGATCCGACCGGCGTCGAATTTTTCCGCTTTCCGACCGACCGCGGCTGGACGCGCGACATGGGCCCGATCTTCGTCGCCAAGGAAGGGCGCAACCCCGAAGCGGCCGTCGTCGGCTTCGGCTTCAACGCCTGGGCGAAGTACGACAACTGGAAAAAGGACGCGAAGACGCACGCACGCGGCGCGAAAGCGCTCGGCCTGCCGCTGCTTCCCGCGCTGCGGCCCGACACGGGGAAACCGTTCGTCCTCGAAGGCGGCGCGATCGATGTCAACGGGCGCGGCACGCTTCTGACCACCGAGGAGTGCCTGCTCGACCCCGGGACGCAGGTCCGCAATCCGGGGCTGTCGAAGGCGGGCACGGAACAGGCGCTGCGCGACCACCTTGGCGTGACGAACGTCGTCTGGCTGGGGAAGGGGATCGCGGGCGACGACACGCACGGCCACGTCGACGACCTGTGCCGCTTCGTCAATCCGACGACCGTGGTGCTGTGCGACGAGAAGAACCCGAAGGACGCGAACTACGCCCCGCTCTCCGAGAACCGGGAGCGGCTCTCCGGCGCTCGTCTCGAGGACGGCGGCCGGATCTCGGTCGTGCCGCTGCCGATGCCCGCGCCGCTCATGTTCGATGGCGTGCGCCTGCCCGCCAGCTACGCCAATTTCTACATCGGCAACGCCGCGGTGATCGTGCCCACGTTCAACGACCCGAACGACCGGGTCGCGCTCGGCATCCTCGCGGAGCTGTTTCCGGACCGCCCCGTCGTGGGGATCCACGCCGTCGACCTCGTGTGGGGCTTCGGCACGCTGCACTGCCTCACGCAGCAGCAGCCCGCGTCATGA
- a CDS encoding cation diffusion facilitator family transporter gives MSGLDRRVRAGIVSISAAIGLCVSKFAVGVLTGSLGVLSSAFDSLADILMSAVNLFSIHESMQPPDAQHPYGHGKVEALATLFQGSVIAFTGMWVIREGIARLREGKAPDSADGGIAVMLIGVLASLAVTAYLRRAGRETGSSVLTADALHFATDVYTNGGILAALLVYRFTGWKWIDSGIALAVGVYILFAAGKLLFEAAQELLDRTLPEETVAEIRKVIESHRPMVVDYHDLRTRRAGSEYQVDFHVVFCREATVYDAHAVADKLEEEVAALLGKATVVTHVDPCRIECDGPAACPREPRT, from the coding sequence ATGAGCGGTCTCGACCGGCGCGTCCGGGCCGGCATCGTCTCGATCTCCGCGGCCATCGGGCTTTGCGTGTCGAAATTTGCCGTGGGCGTGCTCACCGGCTCGCTCGGCGTCCTTTCCTCCGCGTTCGATTCCCTCGCCGACATCCTCATGTCGGCCGTCAACCTCTTCTCGATCCACGAGTCGATGCAGCCGCCCGACGCCCAGCACCCGTACGGCCACGGCAAGGTCGAGGCGCTGGCGACGCTTTTCCAGGGATCGGTGATCGCCTTCACCGGCATGTGGGTCATCCGGGAGGGGATCGCACGGCTGCGCGAAGGGAAGGCGCCAGACTCGGCGGACGGCGGGATCGCGGTGATGCTGATCGGCGTCCTCGCTTCGCTGGCGGTCACGGCCTACCTGCGGCGCGCGGGACGGGAGACCGGCTCCAGCGTCCTGACCGCCGATGCGCTCCATTTCGCCACCGACGTCTACACCAACGGCGGCATCCTGGCCGCGCTCCTCGTCTACCGGTTCACCGGCTGGAAGTGGATCGATTCCGGCATCGCGCTCGCGGTCGGCGTCTACATCCTTTTCGCCGCCGGCAAGCTGCTGTTCGAGGCCGCGCAAGAGTTGCTCGACCGGACGCTGCCGGAAGAAACCGTCGCCGAGATCCGCAAGGTCATCGAATCGCACCGGCCCATGGTCGTCGATTACCACGACCTGCGCACGCGGCGCGCCGGATCCGAATACCAGGTCGACTTCCACGTCGTCTTCTGCCGCGAGGCCACCGTCTACGACGCTCACGCCGTGGCCGACAAGCTCGAGGAAGAAGTCGCCGCGCTGCTGGGAAAAGCGACCGTCGTGACCCACGTCGACCCGTGCCGGATCGAGTGCGACGGCCCTGCTGCCTGCCCCCGCGAGCCCAGGACGTAA
- a CDS encoding ATP-binding protein produces MDTPSAPPFADPPRASLAVFRTILILFLVLSSVVVLRATGLYTRKAQALAEASLGSTALALSASAENALRSGGAGEAGDIRTLFADQVVAYALIAREDGTVLFHTNPLMVGTRLSGAMPAGLLRQPGKSSGRRVTLGTGLPAYEFDHVLRSKEGGQMLRIVLHTTQADAIAAGGKTMWESVGGLLFLLWTAGILVERLLTRHFRLRAEADRRERLALIGQMTATLAHEIRNAIGGVKGFAQWVDEKVDGADPRKKGLAAILEGSRRIEGLVDDLLRFSKEETYEIGTVELDGIVQTVIKSEASGWAGRLEAEAGRGLFVKADAEKLRRVLVNGVRNALQAMGDAGVLRVTARGDGGWAEIRIEDTGPGIAASEAPRLFTPFYTTRVDGTGLGLAYSRKVIEGMGGSIDLSNREDGRGAAFVVRLPKGKREGAGHVEAHPDRR; encoded by the coding sequence GTGGATACGCCATCAGCACCACCCTTCGCCGATCCCCCCCGCGCTTCCCTCGCGGTCTTCCGGACGATCCTGATCCTGTTCCTCGTGCTGAGCTCCGTCGTCGTCCTTCGCGCCACAGGCCTGTACACCCGCAAGGCGCAGGCGCTCGCGGAGGCCTCCCTGGGAAGCACGGCGCTTGCCCTTTCCGCCTCTGCCGAAAATGCGCTTCGCTCCGGCGGGGCAGGCGAAGCCGGAGATATCCGGACATTGTTCGCGGATCAGGTCGTCGCCTACGCGCTGATCGCCCGGGAAGACGGCACCGTCCTCTTCCATACGAACCCGCTGATGGTCGGAACCCGGCTTTCCGGCGCGATGCCGGCGGGCCTGTTGCGGCAGCCGGGGAAATCCTCCGGCCGGCGGGTGACGCTCGGCACGGGCCTGCCCGCGTACGAATTCGATCACGTCCTTCGTTCGAAAGAAGGCGGACAGATGCTCCGCATCGTGCTTCACACCACGCAGGCGGACGCCATCGCGGCGGGCGGGAAGACGATGTGGGAGTCGGTCGGGGGGCTGCTGTTCCTCCTTTGGACGGCCGGGATTCTCGTTGAGCGGCTGCTCACCCGACATTTCCGTCTCAGGGCGGAAGCGGATCGCCGGGAAAGGTTGGCGTTGATAGGGCAGATGACCGCCACGCTGGCCCACGAGATCCGGAACGCGATCGGCGGGGTCAAGGGGTTCGCCCAATGGGTGGACGAGAAGGTCGACGGGGCCGATCCGAGGAAAAAGGGGCTCGCGGCCATCCTGGAAGGAAGCCGGCGCATCGAAGGACTGGTGGACGACCTTTTGCGATTCTCGAAGGAAGAGACGTACGAGATCGGAACGGTGGAGTTGGACGGCATCGTGCAAACGGTGATCAAGTCCGAAGCCTCCGGATGGGCGGGACGCCTGGAAGCCGAGGCGGGGCGAGGGCTGTTCGTCAAGGCGGACGCCGAAAAGCTCCGGCGGGTCCTGGTCAACGGCGTCCGGAACGCACTCCAGGCCATGGGCGACGCCGGGGTTCTCCGGGTGACGGCGCGCGGGGACGGCGGATGGGCCGAAATCCGCATCGAGGACACCGGGCCGGGAATCGCGGCCTCCGAGGCGCCGCGGCTGTTCACCCCCTTCTACACGACCCGGGTCGACGGAACCGGCCTCGGGCTGGCTTATTCCCGGAAGGTGATCGAGGGGATGGGCGGGAGCATCGACCTGTCCAACCGGGAGGACGGGCGCGGCGCCGCCTTCGTCGTCCGCCTGCCGAAAGGGAAACGGGAGGGAGCCGGGCATGTCGAAGCGCATCCTGATCGTCGATGA